agactggtgggagtcatatcatgtagtatattatcacactaaggctggtgggagtcatatcatgtattatattataaactaaggctggtgggagtcatatcatgtattatattatcaaactaaggctgttgggagtcatatcatgtagtgtattatcaaactaagactggtgggagtcatatcatgtattatattataaccctaagactggtgggagtcatatcatgtattatattatcaaactaagactggtaggagtcatatcatgtagtatattataaactaaggctggtgggagtcatatcatgtattatattataaactaaggctggtgggagtcatatcatgtattatattatcaaactaagactggtaggagtcatatcatgtagtatattttaaactaaggctggtgggagtcatatcatgtattatattataaactaaggctgatgggagtcatatcatgtattatattataaactaaggctggtgggagtcatatcatgtattatattatcaaactaagactggtgggagtcatatcatgtattgtaTTATAAATTTAGGCTtctgggagtcatatcatgtattatattataaactaaggctggtgggtgtcatatcatgtattatattatcaaactaaggctggtgggagtcatcatgtattatattatcaaactaaggctggtgggagtcatatcatgtattatattatcaccctaagactggtgggagtcatatcatgtagtatattatcaaactaaggctggtgggagtcatcatgtaatatattatcaaactaaggctggtgggagtcatatcatgtattatattatcacactaagactggtgggagtcatatcatgtagtatattatcaaactaaggctggtgggagtcatcatgtattatattatcaaactaaggctggtgggagtcatcatgtattatattatcaaactaagactggtgggagtcatatcatgtattatattatcaccctaagactggtgggagtcatatcatgtagtatattatcaaactaagactggtgggagtcatatcatgtattatattatcaaactaaggctggtgggagtcatatcatgtattatattatcaaactaaggctggtgggagtcatatcatgtattatattatcaaactaaggctggtgggagtcacctGATGGCCAGTATTTGTAATTCACTGTGGTTGACTGATAAAGAGTTTCACTATCATACATTATGTTAAGGTGTGTTTGTAATCGTTAAAGACAGGGGAGTTTTTCAGAAGATTTTTCTTTTACTgaatggagctaaacacaggcaaaatcctaaaggaaaatcTGGTACTggctgctttccaccagacacgaggagatgaattcacctttaagCAAGACAATAACATAAAACAGAAGGACAAAAATACACTGGAGTTgcataccaagaagacagtgaatgttcctgagtggccaagttacagttttgacttaaatcttcttgaaaatctatggcaagacctgaaaatggttgtctagctatgatcaacaaccaatttgacaaaaTATATTTTCCACATTTTAAATTCtgtctgtaatacaacaaaatgtgtaaaaagtcaaggggtgtgaatacattctgaaggcactgtaagttaaGATTAATGCTCTAATTGTAAGTCTGCTAAAGGACTAAAATGGAAAtgtaatagaaattaatggtaaacaATGTATTGTGTaactttggagtcacttttattgtaaataagaatagaatacgaTAAAGCTTCCTGAGTTAAAAAGTTACAACGGTTAACAGAATCATCTTAAATTGGATTATCTTAAATGTGTTTGTCTTTATTGAAATTGCATGGCATGCACAAGTCATCTCCCGACATGCTGGGGACCTGGATCAATGTTGAATATTGCAGGTCATCCAGTCTGACCATGCTGAATAAGAAGTTATACACCACAGTGTATTTCACAACAGGAGGATTTCAAACCAAACCAAATAGAAGGGATGTTATACCCTCTAAATAATCACACACTCTATCCACCACATTTACATGTGTACTACATTTAGTGTGTATACTTTATGTGTTTTTTACATGAGCTTTATACATTAGGTGAAGTAGTCAAATCAAGGAGAGGCATTTATGACATAAGCTACTGAAAGAATGTTCATGCTAGTGATGAAGAGCAAGTCTCCCTTGATCCGCATGATTAAAGTTGGGCTGAGTGCTGCACCTGTTGAGGCAGGGCTGAGGGTGTTGGGGCTGGGTCTTGTTCTGTCCATGTTGAGACTGGGCCTGGTTCTTCCCATGTTGAGGCTGGGCTGGGGGTGTTGAAGCTGTGCCAGGTGTTGCCCCTGTTGAGACAGGTGTGAGTGTGTTGAGGCTGGGCTGGGGGTGTTGAAGCTGGGCCAGGTGCTGCCCCTGTTGAGGCTGGGCTCGGGGTTGTTGATGTTGGGCCCAGTGCTGACCCTGTTGAGGCTCGTTCAGGTGCTGACCCTGTTGAGGCTGAGCTGAGTGTGTTGAGGCTGGTCCAGGTCCTGCCCCTGTTGAGGCATGTCTGAGTGTTTGGAGGCCGGTCCAGGTGCTGCCCCTGTTTAGGCTGGGGCTGGTGCAGGTGGCCATGTTAGGCCCTGTGTGCTGGGGCCTCCCGCTCTCTTGCCCTGTAGGGTGAAAGGAACCGTACACATATATAGCAACACAAGAATATAGATGGTGAGAGTAAGCAGTACCTGAACATATAGAAGAGCATGTAGGCACTCCGGGCTCTGGTCCTCAGCACAGTGGCTTCATTGGACATTGACACCTGGCTGTCGTTACAGCAGAACCAGTTTCCACTGGCATGCAAGATGTCACTAATGTAGTGCCCTGTGGAACAAGTAAGACAGactagaggtcaaaggtcaggctTTTGTGGGTAATAGAGTGTGTTGTAACAGTTAAACAGTTCATTTGGGAGATATTTTATCTGTTACATgtgtcaagttttgaaatcagagaTAAACAAATACGCGTAGCATATAATTAGGCATGCCTCTCCATTCTTTTGAATTAAACTGCGCAAACTCTAAACATATTGCAGTGCTTGTCGGGATGACACTTCACTCTGAAGCCTGCAGTCTTGCACGCTTGGCCGAAGTGGCTATTGGAGGGTCTAATTATTCCCTACACAAGGGTTCCCCAAATGGTGGCCCATGGGACAAATTTGGCCCaagggtgattttatttggcccccatgTTTTCtgaacaaataaaatgtaattgttaaaagaatttaaaaagcaacaaatcagctccaagtgattatcattttggaaatctgtttcaaagtattcccacgcacaaTAAAGAGATATATGTGATTGtacacaaatgtaagcaaggtttgatatGAGTCAAATATtacatctgtttgggcttcttacgGTCAATTTGCGGTCTACAAACTATTTGTAATTTTGTTCCATACCCCTGCCCATCTGGCTAAGAAATAAAATGGACCcgaggctgaatctagttgatgatccctggcctTCACCCTCGATAATATTCACTACCTCAGCTTTGGGATGCTTGTGTATACGGCAGAGGCACACATGAACATGCAAATTAAAAGCTGAGGAGAAGGGAGTGATTTGGAATTCAGCTGATGTCATATGTATTGTgcatctgcatgtgtgtgttttaaggTATTTACTTACCGGAGTTTGCGGAGCCTCCCAAATGAGAGACTACACCAGTCAGCTGGTAGTATCCATTCACTGACTTCACTGGCTGCTGCTTCTGTAAGAAAACACATGTGATCATGGGACTGTCATTTCCTCTACAGTCCACcacactgtctacagtctactacagtactAGTCTACTACAGGAGGTCTACTACATCGTGTTCTCCTCATAActatctcagtgttctgtcataaCTTATTTTTCACTGGtttcactctatctctctctctcttctcaccacTGAGGCTGTCAGCAGCACTTTCTCTGGTTCCTGGTCATTTGAATCTGAGGGGTCAAATATACATATGAAGAGCTGTGAAAACGTGGTCACTTGTCTGAAATGCTCTGGACTAAAACAGCTCCAATGCATCACTAAAGATGTCTGAGAAACATTTTAAATTGCAGCTTCCAGCTTCTCTGTCAGCAGGACCGTTTTGGGAGTGGATGGTTTGTGTGGTGTTGGAGCAAGAATAGTGTTATGGTGTCATGACCTACCTGAACAGCAGAGGGTGCTGTCTTTGGCCTCTCCAGCTGGGCTGGAGACTTGGCTGGTGAGGGTCTGGGGGATGGACCCCTGGATGCTGGGGGCCAGGTTGGTGAGGGCCTGTGGGCTGGCACTGTGCAGGTGTGGCACCATGTCCCCACAGAGGGTGGAGAGCCTCAGCTCCGAAGGAAACAAAAGAGGAGCCTCCAGCTTCTCCAACCCCCAGGTCCTCCAAACCTCTTCAGATGCAGAACCAGCACactgcccagagacagagaggaagagagatgaacaGACAGACAATGAAACCAGTCAACAAAATAACAGATGAGTGAAATGTGTTGGGTGGTGCTCATCACTAAGTCCTACAACCTGCTCAGGAAGGTAACTACTCCTAAAGGCTCAGGACACAATGACCACTCATTTCATTACACACTGCTAGTCCTATGAGAGGTTATAAAGGGACAActcacagaggcagtgtgtggaaAAGCTCCAACTTTGTGGCGTGGAGTCCTTTACAGCCCTCACATTTGAATTCAACCTTTTCACCCTGGGTTAGAAACAAAAGCATTACAAAATGAATGATACCACTACAATAATAAGATAGCGTATTCTGAGGCAGTGGGCAGCTTGCCCTGGGTGTTAGTCTCTACATGCAGGTCTGAGCCCTAAGTGCTGACTTTGAAAGTGAGTGCTAGGCTGCTCTGCAAGGTGCGCTCAGGGCTGAAGTCCAATGAGAGGTGGTTGTAGTCCTCTCTGGTGGACGACTCGCGCCCACAGCTTCAGAAGCAGGACAAAGAGAAGAAAAATGCTTCAAGTCTGTTTCTGTTTCAGGTGTCTACAATGTTTCTGTTATGCCATGTGTTTTGTAATATTATTTGTAGAAAGATCATGTTCTCAGTAGATACATTACAACCAATGGGAGCTCTTACCTGGTACATGTGCGCACCGACACAAGCTGGAACTCCAGCTGGGAAACAGGGCAGGTATAGCTCACCCCGAGTGTCTTCAATATCATGCCCTCCTCCTTCAGCTGACACAGCATGTTCACAAGTAACTCGTGTGCGTCCTATGatgaggagagaaagaaacataCCAAGATAAAAGCAAATGAAGAAGATAAAATGAACCCTTGCAAAAAGAGCGCACGTACACAAGAGAGTAGTGCCTCAGTTACCTGTTGCGTGTCCCCCAGATATTTCGAATCATATCCTGACAAGGAGTACTTGACCTTCCACATGAGGTCTGCTTTTGAGGCCTGGTTTGCCCCACTGTCAGGTAGACTCGAACGGTACACATCAGACAGACACCtgtaggggagacagagagtaaattAGCAGCTGACTGGATGGTGTCAACCTACTGGCTTACGCCTAAAGAGGCAGATGAGTATATCCAAATATGTTTTATCTAACGGCACCTCATCATTAGAAATGATTCATTCGATTCAATGCAATTTCACCTTTGAGGACGGACAatgatcaaaacaacaaaaatgtgttgtTTATTCTCCTAAGATATTTGGTTTGGATACTGCTCTCAATTCCAGAGCATTTTAAAAACTACCAATTTCCCACGGTAATGTGGAATGTTCAGTCATTGAGCATTATGGGAAAATAGTAATTCTACACTTTCCAAGTTGGCCTACTAATGTTTACATCATAATCATTGTATCATTGTTGTTCCTCTGGTTTATGAAGAttccgaaaaaaaaaaaaaaaggaaaaaaaataaaaatacatacacAGCAAAATATGAaggagttaaggttaggaaaagtgtTAGATTTAGcaaaaatgctctcctaacctgctacgacaAACACTTTGTATAGAAGTCGCATGCAAATTCATGACCACAAGTAATGGGTGTGTGGGGAAGTGTCTGCTTTTGATCCTTCCTTTACCTGAGCAGgttggagaagggggaggagctcCAGAGTTGTTCCTGGTGCAGGATTTTCTTTAAGAAGGAAGGCAGGACCAGGAGACACTGCAGGATGGCGTTAAGGAAGCAAGTGTTGCCAATGTTAGGC
This is a stretch of genomic DNA from Salmo salar unplaced genomic scaffold, Ssal_v3.1, whole genome shotgun sequence. It encodes these proteins:
- the LOC123731940 gene encoding ubiquitin carboxyl-terminal hydrolase 37-like, producing MVPHLHSASPQALTNLAPSIQGSIPQTLTSQVSSPAGEAKDSTLCCSDSNDQEPEKVLLTASVKQQPVKSVNGYYQLTGVVSHLGGSANSGHYISDILHASGNWFCCNDSQVSMSNEATVLRTRARSAYMLFYMFRAREREAPAHRA
- the LOC106602201 gene encoding ubiquitin carboxyl-terminal hydrolase 37-like, translating into MELLGLPNIGNTCFLNAILQCLLVLPSFLKKILHQEQLWSSSPFSNLLRCLSDVYRSSLPDSGANQASKADLMWKVKYSLSGYDSKYLGDTQQDAHELLVNMLCQLKEEGMILKTLGVSYTCPVSQLEFQLVSVRTCTSCGRESSTREDYNHLSLDFSPERTLQSSLALTFKGEKVEFKCEGCKGLHATKLELFHTLPLVLVLHLKRFGGPGGWRSWRLLFCFLRS